In one Chroicocephalus ridibundus chromosome Z, bChrRid1.1, whole genome shotgun sequence genomic region, the following are encoded:
- the RNF170 gene encoding E3 ubiquitin-protein ligase RNF170 isoform X1 has translation MASHQAEVQSLKLDNDSVIEGISDQVLVAVVLSFTFIAALVYTLLRNEHQNIHPENQELVRALRQQLQTEQQDASAGDRHRFYTDMSCPVCLQQATFPIETNCGHLFCGSCIIAYWRYGSWLGAIRCPICRQTVTLFLPLFGEDQQDATQVFQDVNDYNRRFSGQPRSIMERIMDLPTLLRHAFREMFSVGGLFWMFRIRIFLCLLGALLYLASPLDFLPEALFGILGFLDDFFVIFLLLIYISIMYREVVTQRLNR, from the exons ATGGCCAGTCACCAAGCAGAAGTTCAGAGTTTGAAGCTAGATAATGATTCAGTTATAGAAGGAATAAGTGACCAGGTACTGGTGGCAGTTGTGCTCAGTTTCACTTTCATTGCTGCTCTGGTATATACACTTTTAAG AAATGAACATCAGAACATACACCCAGAAAATCAAGAGCTAGTGCGAGCTCTTCGTCAGCAGCTTCAAACTGAGCAG CAGGATGCTTCTGCTGGTGATAGACATCGCTTCTACACAGATATGTCCTGTCCAGTGTGTTTGCAGCAGGCTACATTTCCTATAGAAACAAACTGTGGACATCTCTTCTGTG GTTCCTGCATTATTGCCTACTGGAGGTATGGCTCATGGCTTGGTGCCATCCGTTGTCCAATCTGCAGACAAACG GTAACATTGTTTTTACCACTCTTTGGTGAAGATCAGCAGGATGCAACCCAAGTATTTCAAGATGTTAATGATTACAATCGGAGATTCTCAGGACAGCCCAGATCT ATTATGGAAAGAATTATGGATCTGCCCACTTTATTGCGGCATGCTTTCAGGGAGATGTTTTCCGTTGGGGGCCTCTTCTGGATGTTTCGTATCAGAATATTCCTCTGCTTGCTTGGAGCCTTGCTCTACCTGGCTTCACCTCTGGATTTTCTTCCTGAAGCCCTCTTTGGAATTCTGGGGTTCTTGGAtgatttctttgtcattttccttttgctgataTATATCTCTATCATGTACCGAGAAGTGGTAACACAGCGGCTGAATAGATGA
- the RNF170 gene encoding E3 ubiquitin-protein ligase RNF170 isoform X2, with product MASHQAEVQSLKLDNDSVIEGISDQVLVAVVLSFTFIAALVYTLLRNEHQNIHPENQELVRALRQQLQTEQDASAGDRHRFYTDMSCPVCLQQATFPIETNCGHLFCGSCIIAYWRYGSWLGAIRCPICRQTVTLFLPLFGEDQQDATQVFQDVNDYNRRFSGQPRSIMERIMDLPTLLRHAFREMFSVGGLFWMFRIRIFLCLLGALLYLASPLDFLPEALFGILGFLDDFFVIFLLLIYISIMYREVVTQRLNR from the exons ATGGCCAGTCACCAAGCAGAAGTTCAGAGTTTGAAGCTAGATAATGATTCAGTTATAGAAGGAATAAGTGACCAGGTACTGGTGGCAGTTGTGCTCAGTTTCACTTTCATTGCTGCTCTGGTATATACACTTTTAAG AAATGAACATCAGAACATACACCCAGAAAATCAAGAGCTAGTGCGAGCTCTTCGTCAGCAGCTTCAAACTGAGCAG GATGCTTCTGCTGGTGATAGACATCGCTTCTACACAGATATGTCCTGTCCAGTGTGTTTGCAGCAGGCTACATTTCCTATAGAAACAAACTGTGGACATCTCTTCTGTG GTTCCTGCATTATTGCCTACTGGAGGTATGGCTCATGGCTTGGTGCCATCCGTTGTCCAATCTGCAGACAAACG GTAACATTGTTTTTACCACTCTTTGGTGAAGATCAGCAGGATGCAACCCAAGTATTTCAAGATGTTAATGATTACAATCGGAGATTCTCAGGACAGCCCAGATCT ATTATGGAAAGAATTATGGATCTGCCCACTTTATTGCGGCATGCTTTCAGGGAGATGTTTTCCGTTGGGGGCCTCTTCTGGATGTTTCGTATCAGAATATTCCTCTGCTTGCTTGGAGCCTTGCTCTACCTGGCTTCACCTCTGGATTTTCTTCCTGAAGCCCTCTTTGGAATTCTGGGGTTCTTGGAtgatttctttgtcattttccttttgctgataTATATCTCTATCATGTACCGAGAAGTGGTAACACAGCGGCTGAATAGATGA
- the RNF170 gene encoding E3 ubiquitin-protein ligase RNF170 isoform X3 produces the protein MSCPVCLQQATFPIETNCGHLFCGSCIIAYWRYGSWLGAIRCPICRQTVTLFLPLFGEDQQDATQVFQDVNDYNRRFSGQPRSIMERIMDLPTLLRHAFREMFSVGGLFWMFRIRIFLCLLGALLYLASPLDFLPEALFGILGFLDDFFVIFLLLIYISIMYREVVTQRLNR, from the exons ATGTCCTGTCCAGTGTGTTTGCAGCAGGCTACATTTCCTATAGAAACAAACTGTGGACATCTCTTCTGTG GTTCCTGCATTATTGCCTACTGGAGGTATGGCTCATGGCTTGGTGCCATCCGTTGTCCAATCTGCAGACAAACG GTAACATTGTTTTTACCACTCTTTGGTGAAGATCAGCAGGATGCAACCCAAGTATTTCAAGATGTTAATGATTACAATCGGAGATTCTCAGGACAGCCCAGATCT ATTATGGAAAGAATTATGGATCTGCCCACTTTATTGCGGCATGCTTTCAGGGAGATGTTTTCCGTTGGGGGCCTCTTCTGGATGTTTCGTATCAGAATATTCCTCTGCTTGCTTGGAGCCTTGCTCTACCTGGCTTCACCTCTGGATTTTCTTCCTGAAGCCCTCTTTGGAATTCTGGGGTTCTTGGAtgatttctttgtcattttccttttgctgataTATATCTCTATCATGTACCGAGAAGTGGTAACACAGCGGCTGAATAGATGA